A single genomic interval of Lathyrus oleraceus cultivar Zhongwan6 chromosome 7, CAAS_Psat_ZW6_1.0, whole genome shotgun sequence harbors:
- the LOC127102667 gene encoding ABC transporter G family member 1, translating to FAHISISHEVDKCYITVTWENLEAIVRKGKNKKLILQGLIGYAQPGKLLAVMGPSGSGKSTLLDALAGRLSSNIQQSGTILINGKKQTLAYGTSGYVTQDDAMLSALTAGETLYYSAQLQFPKSMSIAEKKRQADITLTEMGLQDAINTRVGGYGSKGLSGGQKRRLSICIEMLTRPRLLFLDEPTSGLDSAASYYVMSRIASLRVRDGIQRTIVASIHQPSSQVFELFDDLCLLSSGETVYFGPASEANQFFSSNGFPCPTLYNPSDHYLRIINKDFEQVFIQTLSLNNDILLLYIYIIKNPCKFL from the exons TTTGCTCACATTTCAATATCACATGAAGTTGATAAATGTTACATTACTGTGACATGGGAGAATTTGGAGGCCATTGTTAGAAAAGGAAAGAATAAAAAACTAATTCTGCAGGGACTTATAGGTTATGCCCAGCCAGGGAAGCTTTTGGCTGTAATGGGTCCTTCCGGCAGCGGCAAATCAACACTCCTTGATGCATTAGCAG GAAGATTGAGCTCAAACATACAGCAATCAGGGACGATTCTAATCAATGGCAAAAAACAAACACTGGCTTATGGAACATCA GGCTATGTAACACAAGATGATGCTATGCTGTCGGCTTTAACAGCTGGTGAAACTTTATACTACTCAGCTCAACTTCAATTTCCGAAGTCAATGTCCATAGCAGAGAAGAAGAGACAAGCAGATATCACACTTACAGAAATGGGCCTGCAAGATGCTATTAACACAAGGGTCGGAGGGTATGGTTCTAAGGGCCTAAGTGGAGGGCAAAAGAGGAGACTTAGCATTTGCATTGAGATGCTAACACGCCCAAGACTTCTTTTCCTTGATGAACCAACAAGTGGACTTGATAGTGCAGCTTCCTACTATGTTATGAGTAGAATTGCAAGTTTACGTGTAAGGGATGGTATTCAAAGGACGATTGTTGCATCCATCCATCAGCCTAGTAGCCAAGTTTTTGAACTATTTGATGACCTCTGTCTTCTTTCCTCTGGGGAGACGGTATATTTTGGTCCAGCTTCTGAAGCAAATCAG TTTTTTTCTTCAAATGGCTTCCCTTGCCCAACTCTCTACAATCCTTCTGATCACTACTTAAGGATCATAAACAAAGATTTTGAACAGGTATTTATTCAAACCCTCAGTCTAAATAATGATATTTTACTGTTATATATATACATAATCAAAAATCCTTGTAAATTCTTATAA